The Lysobacter enzymogenes genome window below encodes:
- a CDS encoding YciI family protein: MNRYLVMVMRLPQFDTDQIGPHRDFLDGLRAQARLELAGGFADKSGGAYVLRAADLEEARVLAFADPLHLTGSSRVDVYEWKAA; encoded by the coding sequence ATGAACCGCTATTTGGTCATGGTCATGCGCCTGCCGCAGTTCGATACCGATCAGATCGGCCCGCACCGCGATTTCCTCGACGGCCTGCGCGCGCAGGCGCGGCTGGAGCTGGCCGGCGGCTTCGCCGACAAGAGCGGCGGCGCCTACGTGCTGCGCGCGGCCGACCTGGAGGAGGCGCGGGTGCTGGCGTTCGCCGACCCGCTGCATCTGACCGGCTCGTCGCGGGTCGACGTCTACGAGTGGAAGGCGGCCTGA
- the speA gene encoding arginine decarboxylase: MSDWSLDQARKTYSIPHWSEGYFDIDGAGRIVVKPRGERGPTVPLPEVVDAAREAGAKLPLLVRFPDILGDRLGKLQGAFEQAMKDWDYAGGYTAVYPIKVNQHQGVAGTLASHAGEGFGLEAGSKPELMAVLALSRPGGLIVCNGYKDREYIRLALIGRKLGMETYIVVEKPSELALVFEEAKALGVKPGLGVRMRLASLGAGKWQNSGGDKAKFGLSPRQVLDLWKQLRDNGLQDCLGLLHFHMGSQISNVRDIANGMREATRYFVELSKLGAKVRYMDVGGGLGIDYEGTRSRSYCSINYGVNQYASNIVQPLAEACQEYGLPPPRVVTECGRAMTAHHAVLVANVSEIEEAPEGRVPPAHEDEPAVIRHLREIHDELGQRPAVELFHEAQHHHGEGLSLYALGQIDLTHRARIDDLFYAIAHAVRARLDVSERSHRDLLDELNERLVDKYFVNFSVFESMPDVWAIDQVFPIAPIERLNEKPLRRGVIADLTCDSDGKIDTYVDSEGLDSSLPLHALQPGERYRLGFFLVGAYQEILGDIHNLFGDTDAVEVRADGDGYRFAQQRRGDTTDVMLDYVGYKLSELREAYAAKVAAAGLPAEEAARLQAALETGLTGYTYLDDTPLA; this comes from the coding sequence ATGTCCGACTGGTCGCTCGATCAGGCCCGCAAGACCTATTCGATCCCGCATTGGTCCGAAGGCTATTTCGACATCGACGGCGCCGGCCGCATCGTGGTCAAGCCGCGCGGCGAGCGCGGCCCGACCGTGCCGCTGCCGGAGGTCGTCGACGCCGCGCGCGAAGCCGGCGCCAAGCTGCCGCTGCTGGTGCGCTTCCCCGACATCCTCGGCGACCGCCTCGGCAAGCTGCAGGGCGCGTTCGAGCAGGCGATGAAGGATTGGGACTACGCCGGCGGCTACACCGCGGTCTACCCGATCAAGGTCAACCAGCACCAGGGCGTGGCCGGCACGCTGGCCTCGCACGCGGGCGAGGGCTTCGGCCTGGAAGCCGGCAGCAAGCCCGAGCTGATGGCGGTGCTGGCGCTGAGCCGGCCCGGCGGGCTGATCGTGTGCAACGGCTACAAGGACCGCGAGTACATCCGCCTGGCCCTGATCGGCCGCAAGCTCGGCATGGAGACCTACATCGTGGTCGAAAAGCCGTCCGAGCTGGCGCTGGTGTTCGAGGAAGCCAAGGCGCTCGGGGTCAAGCCGGGCCTCGGCGTGCGCATGCGCCTGGCCTCGCTCGGCGCGGGCAAATGGCAGAACAGCGGCGGCGACAAGGCCAAGTTCGGGCTCAGCCCGCGCCAGGTGCTGGACCTGTGGAAGCAGCTGCGCGACAACGGCCTGCAGGACTGCCTGGGCCTGCTGCACTTCCACATGGGCTCGCAGATCTCCAACGTGCGCGACATCGCCAACGGCATGCGCGAGGCCACGCGCTATTTCGTCGAACTGTCCAAGCTCGGCGCCAAGGTGCGCTACATGGACGTCGGCGGCGGCCTCGGCATCGACTACGAAGGCACCCGTTCGCGCAGCTATTGCTCGATCAACTACGGCGTCAACCAATACGCCTCGAACATCGTCCAGCCGCTGGCCGAGGCCTGCCAGGAATACGGGCTGCCGCCGCCGCGCGTGGTTACCGAGTGCGGCCGCGCGATGACCGCGCACCATGCGGTGCTGGTCGCCAACGTGTCGGAGATCGAGGAGGCGCCCGAAGGCCGGGTGCCGCCCGCGCACGAGGACGAGCCGGCGGTGATCCGCCACCTGCGCGAGATCCACGACGAACTCGGCCAGCGCCCGGCGGTGGAGCTGTTCCACGAGGCCCAGCACCACCACGGCGAAGGCCTATCGCTGTACGCGCTGGGCCAGATCGACCTGACCCACCGCGCGCGCATCGACGACCTGTTCTACGCCATCGCCCACGCCGTGCGCGCGCGGCTGGACGTCAGCGAACGCAGCCACCGCGACCTGCTCGACGAGCTCAACGAGCGGCTGGTCGACAAGTACTTCGTCAATTTCAGCGTGTTCGAATCGATGCCCGACGTGTGGGCGATCGATCAGGTGTTCCCGATCGCGCCGATCGAGCGCTTGAACGAGAAGCCGCTAAGGCGCGGCGTGATCGCCGACCTGACCTGCGATTCGGACGGCAAGATCGACACCTACGTCGACAGCGAGGGCCTGGACAGCTCGCTGCCGCTGCATGCCTTGCAGCCCGGCGAGCGTTACCGGCTGGGCTTCTTCCTGGTCGGCGCGTACCAGGAAATCCTCGGCGACATCCACAACCTGTTCGGCGACACCGACGCGGTGGAAGTGCGCGCCGACGGCGACGGCTACCGCTTCGCCCAGCAGCGCCGCGGCGACACCACCGACGTCATGCTCGATTACGTCGGCTACAAGTTGTCCGAGCTGCGCGAGGCCTATGCCGCCAAGGTCGCCGCCGCGGGCCTGCCGGCCGAGGAGGCCGCGCGCCTGCAAGCGGCGCTGGAGACCGGCCTGACCGGGTATACCTATCTCGACGACACCCCGCTGGCCTGA
- the speE gene encoding polyamine aminopropyltransferase, with protein sequence MTNEAQWHYENFEPTGSSIGYRITRKLDEVQSPFQKIEIFETTDWGNLMLIDGAVMLTTRDNFLYHEMMSHPALFTHAAPKNVVIIGGGDCGTLREVLKHPGVEEAVQCDIDEQVTRMAEKWFPELCDSNGDKRAQLLFDDGIAYMANRPAGSVDLIIVDSTDPVGPAEGLFNKAFYDSCFRALREDGILVQQSESPLMLLKLIQEMRTEMGKAGFKTFKTLPFPQPCYPTGWWSCTLARKAGGFEFRQDDAQGKAFATKYYNAGIHHGALSTPAFVAQALGE encoded by the coding sequence ATGACCAACGAAGCCCAGTGGCACTACGAGAACTTCGAGCCGACCGGCTCGTCCATCGGCTATCGCATCACCCGCAAGCTCGATGAGGTGCAGTCGCCGTTCCAGAAGATCGAGATCTTCGAGACCACCGACTGGGGCAACCTGATGCTGATCGACGGCGCGGTCATGCTGACCACGCGCGACAACTTCCTCTACCACGAGATGATGTCGCACCCGGCGCTGTTCACCCACGCCGCGCCGAAGAACGTGGTCATCATCGGCGGCGGCGACTGCGGCACCCTGCGCGAAGTGCTCAAGCACCCGGGCGTCGAGGAAGCCGTGCAGTGCGACATCGACGAGCAGGTCACGCGCATGGCCGAGAAGTGGTTCCCGGAACTGTGCGACAGCAACGGCGACAAGCGCGCGCAGCTGCTGTTCGACGACGGCATCGCCTACATGGCCAACCGCCCGGCCGGCAGCGTCGACCTCATCATCGTCGACTCCACCGACCCGGTCGGCCCGGCCGAGGGCCTGTTCAACAAGGCCTTCTACGACAGCTGCTTCCGCGCCCTGCGCGAGGACGGCATCCTGGTGCAGCAGTCCGAATCGCCGCTGATGCTGCTCAAGCTGATCCAGGAAATGCGCACCGAGATGGGCAAGGCCGGCTTCAAGACCTTCAAGACCCTGCCGTTCCCGCAGCCGTGCTACCCGACCGGCTGGTGGAGCTGCACCCTGGCGCGCAAGGCCGGCGGCTTCGAATTCCGCCAGGACGATGCGCAGGGCAAGGCGTTTGCGACCAAGTACTACAACGCCGGCATCCACCATGGCGCGTTGTCGACGCCGGCGTTCGTGGCGCAGGCGCTGGGCGAGTAA
- a CDS encoding M12 family metallo-peptidase, translating to MQKALLVAAIAGAIALTANAASAQSAAAPELFQAQSSRAAAAAPAHVAGMLRGKTAQWAAAVSVDRKMLVDGRRELSLSLPEGARMQMRLAKSYRAPGGEVVWSGADRLRPDGSLALGAQAPSTALFVVRGERVTGQIVATTGEVYELLTSENGAQQYLVKRDPASLEGADDTPTHVDLPPQSDRAARSLAAAPLLADPVVRVLQVYTPEAVAELGGVNSANDRAAFFIAQSNTAFANNGLAVRFESAGTRFPTQGQATDNSDTLVSRIKGTSDGWYDAYSTTERNNTAADLVTLVVRDGLVSSSGGLLCGQAAAIGASAANGFFVQNHSCSTFTFVHEAAHLFGARHDNDPNTTPFSYGHGYVNSAGNFRTIMAVNSNPQPRIGYFSTTDQSYVSGGVSRSLGTSTRDNERVMRERAAAMAAFR from the coding sequence ATGCAAAAAGCACTCTTGGTCGCGGCCATCGCCGGCGCCATCGCGCTCACGGCGAACGCCGCCAGCGCACAATCGGCCGCCGCGCCGGAACTGTTCCAGGCGCAGTCGTCGCGCGCCGCGGCCGCGGCGCCGGCCCACGTCGCCGGCATGCTGCGCGGCAAGACCGCGCAGTGGGCGGCGGCGGTGTCGGTCGACCGCAAGATGCTGGTCGACGGCCGTCGCGAGCTGAGCTTGAGCCTGCCCGAAGGCGCGCGCATGCAGATGCGTCTTGCCAAGTCGTATCGCGCGCCCGGCGGCGAGGTGGTGTGGTCCGGCGCGGACCGGCTGCGGCCCGACGGCAGTCTCGCGCTCGGCGCGCAAGCGCCGTCGACCGCGCTGTTCGTGGTGCGCGGCGAGCGCGTGACCGGCCAGATCGTCGCGACCACCGGCGAGGTGTACGAACTGCTGACCTCCGAGAACGGCGCGCAGCAGTATCTGGTCAAGCGCGATCCGGCCAGCCTGGAAGGCGCGGACGACACGCCGACCCATGTCGACCTGCCGCCGCAGTCCGACCGCGCCGCGCGCTCGCTGGCCGCGGCGCCGTTGCTGGCCGATCCGGTGGTGCGCGTCCTCCAGGTCTACACCCCGGAAGCGGTGGCCGAACTCGGCGGAGTGAACTCGGCCAACGACCGCGCGGCGTTCTTCATCGCCCAGTCCAACACCGCGTTCGCCAACAACGGTTTGGCGGTGCGCTTCGAAAGCGCCGGGACCCGTTTCCCGACCCAGGGCCAGGCGACCGACAACTCCGACACCCTGGTGTCGCGCATCAAGGGCACCAGCGACGGCTGGTACGACGCCTATTCCACCACCGAGCGCAACAACACCGCGGCGGACTTGGTGACCCTGGTCGTGCGCGACGGCCTGGTCAGCAGCAGCGGCGGCCTGTTGTGCGGCCAGGCCGCGGCGATCGGCGCGAGCGCGGCGAACGGATTCTTCGTGCAGAACCATTCGTGCAGCACCTTCACCTTCGTGCACGAGGCGGCGCATCTGTTCGGCGCGCGCCACGACAACGATCCGAACACCACGCCGTTCTCCTACGGCCACGGCTACGTCAATTCGGCCGGCAATTTCCGCACGATCATGGCGGTGAACTCGAATCCGCAGCCGCGCATCGGTTACTTCTCCACGACCGACCAGAGCTATGTGTCCGGCGGCGTGAGCCGGTCGCTGGGAACGAGCACGCGCGACAACGAGCGGGTCATGCGCGAGCGCGCGGCGGCGATGGCGGCGTTCCGCTGA
- a CDS encoding YeiH family protein has protein sequence MSAAMTPTSSAPVAPQGAHRQPGFWPGLALAAAIAAAATGLAGLPALQSAGLSALTLAIMLGIAVGNTVFPAIAGRVGSGVDFSKAMLLRAGIVLYGFRVTFQEIAGVGAAGLAVDIVVVAGIFCLATWLGTRVLKLDRETSMLIGAGSAICGAAAVMATEPVVKGQAHKVSVAVATVVVFGTVGMFVYPWAYPYLGLSEHAYGVFAGSTIHEVAQVVVAGRAVSEQAASAAVIEKMLRVMLLAPFLLILSSRLGGQGGAGATQSKIVIPWFALLFVAVSGINSLHLLPAAWKAAIIQIDTVLLAMAMAALGLRTHIGAIRQAGAKPMLLAAILFATLTVGGYALNVGAAKLFG, from the coding sequence GTGTCCGCCGCCATGACTCCGACCTCGTCCGCCCCCGTCGCCCCGCAAGGCGCGCACCGGCAGCCGGGGTTCTGGCCGGGACTGGCGCTGGCGGCGGCGATCGCGGCCGCGGCGACCGGCCTGGCCGGGCTGCCGGCGCTGCAGTCGGCCGGGCTCAGCGCGCTGACCCTGGCGATCATGCTCGGCATCGCGGTCGGCAACACCGTGTTTCCGGCCATCGCCGGGCGGGTCGGCAGCGGCGTGGACTTCAGCAAGGCGATGCTGCTGCGCGCCGGCATCGTGCTGTACGGGTTCCGGGTGACGTTCCAGGAGATCGCCGGAGTCGGCGCGGCCGGTTTGGCGGTCGACATCGTCGTGGTCGCCGGGATCTTCTGCCTGGCGACCTGGCTCGGCACGCGCGTGCTCAAGCTCGACCGCGAAACCTCGATGCTGATCGGCGCCGGCAGCGCGATCTGCGGCGCGGCGGCGGTGATGGCGACCGAGCCGGTGGTGAAGGGGCAGGCGCACAAGGTATCGGTCGCGGTCGCCACGGTGGTGGTGTTCGGCACCGTGGGCATGTTCGTCTACCCCTGGGCTTATCCGTATCTGGGCCTGAGCGAGCACGCGTACGGCGTGTTCGCCGGTTCGACCATCCACGAAGTCGCCCAGGTTGTCGTCGCCGGACGCGCAGTGAGCGAGCAGGCGGCATCGGCGGCGGTCATCGAGAAAATGCTGCGGGTGATGCTGCTGGCGCCGTTCCTGCTGATCCTGTCCTCGCGTCTGGGCGGCCAGGGCGGCGCGGGCGCGACCCAGTCGAAGATCGTGATTCCGTGGTTCGCGCTGCTGTTCGTCGCGGTCAGCGGAATCAACTCGCTGCACCTGCTGCCGGCGGCGTGGAAGGCCGCGATCATCCAGATCGACACGGTGCTGCTGGCGATGGCGATGGCCGCGCTGGGGCTGCGCACCCACATCGGCGCGATCCGCCAGGCCGGCGCCAAGCCGATGCTGCTGGCGGCGATCCTGTTCGCGACGCTGACGGTCGGCGGCTATGCGCTCAATGTCGGCGCGGCGAAGCTGTTCGGCTGA
- a CDS encoding LysR family transcriptional regulator produces the protein MNLHLLRVFLTVVEQQGFSRAAETLFVSQSAVSKAVRELESQLDLPLLERTGSDGKAVRGGVHGIALTDHGRALFEHARAIFALERIAIEDIRDRVELRQGRLRIGASTTVAAYWLPQQLGPFMRRHPQLATELIVGNTEQISRAVIDCAVDIGYVEGSVDDPRIAASHWRDEPLRLIAAADSALGARRRPTIGELSRQTWLLREPGSGTRQVAQSLFAARAIAPARTVEIGSNEAIARAVAAGAGIALLPATVVADLILMQRVRPIALGEDETLSRPLYRLELANRPRAPALQAFLEEEREA, from the coding sequence ATGAACCTGCACCTGCTGCGCGTGTTCCTGACCGTGGTCGAACAGCAAGGCTTCTCGCGCGCGGCCGAAACCCTGTTCGTGAGCCAGTCGGCGGTGTCCAAGGCGGTGCGCGAGCTGGAAAGCCAGCTCGACCTGCCGCTGCTGGAGCGCACCGGCAGCGACGGCAAGGCGGTGCGCGGCGGCGTCCACGGCATCGCCCTGACCGACCACGGCCGCGCCCTGTTCGAACACGCCCGCGCGATCTTCGCCCTGGAGCGCATCGCCATCGAGGACATCCGCGACCGGGTCGAACTGCGCCAGGGCCGGCTGCGCATCGGCGCCAGCACCACGGTCGCGGCGTACTGGCTGCCGCAGCAGCTCGGGCCGTTCATGCGCCGGCACCCGCAGTTGGCGACCGAGCTGATCGTCGGCAACACCGAACAGATCAGTCGCGCGGTGATCGATTGCGCGGTCGACATCGGCTACGTCGAAGGTTCGGTCGACGACCCGCGCATCGCCGCCAGCCATTGGCGCGACGAACCGCTGCGCCTGATCGCCGCCGCCGACAGCGCGCTCGGCGCGCGCCGGCGGCCGACCATCGGCGAACTCTCGCGCCAGACCTGGCTGCTGCGCGAACCCGGCTCGGGCACGCGCCAGGTCGCCCAGTCGCTGTTCGCCGCGCGCGCCATCGCGCCCGCGCGCACGGTCGAGATCGGCAGCAACGAAGCCATCGCCCGCGCCGTCGCCGCGGGCGCCGGCATCGCCCTGCTGCCGGCGACCGTGGTCGCCGACCTGATCCTGATGCAGCGGGTGCGCCCGATCGCGCTCGGCGAAGACGAAACCCTGAGCCGGCCGCTGTACCGGCTGGAACTGGCCAATCGGCCGCGCGCGCCGGCGTTGCAGGCGTTTCTCGAGGAAGAACGCGAGGCGTGA
- a CDS encoding P-II family nitrogen regulator: MKMVMAVIKPFKLDDVREALAEAGVAGITATEVKGFGRQKGHTELYRGAEYVVDFLPKIKLEVAVTDDQVDTVVEAIMKAAGTGKIGDGKIFVWDLERAVRIRTGEMDGDAL, from the coding sequence ATGAAAATGGTCATGGCGGTGATCAAGCCGTTCAAGCTCGACGACGTGCGCGAAGCGCTGGCCGAGGCCGGCGTGGCCGGCATCACCGCCACCGAGGTCAAGGGCTTCGGCCGCCAGAAGGGCCACACCGAGCTGTACCGCGGCGCCGAATACGTGGTCGACTTCCTGCCCAAGATCAAACTCGAAGTGGCGGTCACCGACGATCAGGTCGACACCGTGGTCGAGGCGATCATGAAGGCCGCCGGCACCGGCAAGATCGGCGACGGCAAGATCTTCGTCTGGGACCTGGAACGCGCGGTGCGCATCCGCACCGGCGAAATGGACGGCGACGCGCTGTAA
- the ubiK gene encoding ubiquinone biosynthesis accessory factor UbiK, with protein MIDLNYIDDLARRLSTLVPPGVREGREEMQQNFKSVLQTGLTKLDLVTREEFEVQRAVLLRTREKLEELQRTVAELEARLDDAPAPQH; from the coding sequence ATGATCGACCTGAACTATATCGACGACCTCGCCCGCCGCCTCAGCACCCTGGTTCCGCCGGGCGTGCGCGAAGGCCGCGAAGAAATGCAGCAGAACTTCAAGTCCGTGCTGCAGACCGGCTTGACCAAGCTCGACCTGGTCACCCGCGAGGAATTCGAGGTGCAACGCGCGGTGCTGCTGCGCACCCGCGAGAAGCTCGAAGAACTGCAGCGCACCGTGGCCGAGCTCGAAGCCCGGCTCGACGACGCGCCCGCGCCCCAGCACTGA
- a CDS encoding YifB family Mg chelatase-like AAA ATPase translates to MNLALVHSRARTGVRAPAVRVEVHLAGGLPCMNIVGLPEAAVREAKDRVRAAIQSAQYEFPQRRITVNLAPADLPKDGGRYDLAIALGILAASGQLPLPAFADCEFLGELGLTGELRAIDGVLPAALAAADAGRRLVVPAGNGSEAALASRVEARTARTLSEVCSMLCERSQLPRAQAPAIVRAPEPDMRDVRGQAQARRALEIAAAGGHHLLLIGPPGCGKTLLASRLPGLLPEASEDEALETAAIASVGGGGHGRALDPARWRQRPFRAPHHTASAVALVGGGADPRPGEISLAHHGVLFLDELPEWERRALEVLREPLESGVVTVARAARSAEFPARFQLVAAMNPCPCGWAGDSSARCRCSADLIHRYRSRLSGPLLDRIDLHIEVPRLPPAALRPDQPDGESSAAIRERVSAARRLQTERSGKHNARLDQADTNRHCRLSESDQALLERAVDALQLSARSMHRILRVARTIADLAGCEAIATAHLSEAIGYRRADRDSATRAA, encoded by the coding sequence ATGAACCTGGCGCTCGTGCACAGCCGTGCGCGAACGGGGGTGCGTGCGCCGGCGGTACGCGTCGAAGTGCATCTGGCCGGCGGCCTGCCGTGCATGAACATCGTCGGCCTGCCCGAGGCCGCGGTGCGCGAGGCCAAGGACCGGGTGCGCGCGGCGATCCAGTCGGCGCAGTACGAATTCCCGCAGCGACGCATCACCGTCAACCTCGCGCCCGCCGATCTGCCCAAGGACGGCGGCCGCTACGACCTGGCCATTGCGCTCGGCATCCTCGCCGCCAGCGGGCAGCTGCCGCTGCCGGCCTTCGCCGACTGCGAATTCCTCGGCGAACTCGGCCTCACCGGCGAGCTGCGCGCGATCGACGGCGTGCTGCCGGCGGCGCTGGCCGCGGCCGACGCGGGGCGCCGGCTGGTGGTGCCGGCCGGCAACGGCAGCGAAGCGGCGCTGGCCAGCCGGGTCGAGGCGCGCACCGCGCGCACGCTGTCGGAAGTCTGCTCGATGCTGTGCGAACGCAGCCAGCTGCCGCGCGCGCAAGCGCCCGCGATCGTGCGCGCGCCCGAGCCGGACATGCGCGACGTGCGCGGCCAGGCGCAGGCGCGGCGCGCGCTGGAGATCGCCGCGGCCGGCGGCCACCACCTGTTGCTGATCGGCCCGCCCGGCTGCGGCAAGACCTTGCTCGCCTCGCGCTTGCCCGGCCTGCTGCCCGAAGCCAGCGAAGACGAAGCGCTGGAAACCGCGGCGATCGCTTCGGTCGGCGGCGGCGGCCACGGCCGCGCGCTGGATCCGGCGCGCTGGCGCCAGCGGCCGTTCCGCGCGCCGCACCACACCGCCAGCGCGGTCGCGCTGGTCGGCGGCGGCGCCGATCCGCGTCCGGGCGAAATCTCGCTCGCGCACCACGGCGTGCTGTTCCTCGACGAGTTGCCCGAATGGGAGCGGCGCGCGTTGGAAGTGCTGCGCGAACCGCTGGAATCGGGCGTGGTCACGGTCGCGCGCGCGGCGCGCAGCGCCGAGTTTCCGGCGCGCTTCCAGCTGGTCGCGGCGATGAATCCCTGCCCCTGCGGCTGGGCCGGCGACAGCAGCGCGCGCTGCCGCTGCAGCGCCGACCTCATCCATCGCTATCGTTCGCGCCTGTCCGGCCCGTTGCTGGACCGCATCGACCTGCACATCGAGGTGCCGCGGCTGCCGCCGGCGGCGCTGCGGCCGGACCAGCCCGACGGCGAGTCCAGCGCGGCGATCCGCGAACGCGTGAGCGCTGCGCGCCGCCTGCAGACCGAACGCAGCGGCAAGCACAACGCGCGCCTGGACCAGGCCGACACCAACCGCCATTGCCGCTTGAGCGAATCCGATCAGGCCCTGCTGGAACGCGCGGTCGACGCGCTGCAATTGTCGGCGCGGTCGATGCACCGGATCCTGCGCGTGGCCCGCACCATCGCCGACCTCGCCGGTTGCGAGGCCATCGCCACCGCGCATCTGAGCGAAGCCATCGGCTATCGGCGCGCGGACCGCGACAGCGCGACGCGGGCGGCGTAA
- a CDS encoding helix-turn-helix transcriptional regulator, whose translation MSEFTVHSLLKTPTVTVRDVYCRGECKHRSAEECAAATHLVFPYRGVYVRHVGEQATVAEASQVLFFNAGEGYRVSHPIEGGDASLSVSVAEPMLREMAPKTLLRDGEELSFRQPRLRIDPRAQSLAMLLRHSLRQGIAEPLEAESLALTLVQRALGPRTAHIAGASAGQQRLVERAKLVLVSDLSRRWTLAEIAAEVGVSPVYLTQVFQRVEGLPLYRYQLRLRLARSLDLLGEYEDLSALSQDLGFSSHSHFSAAFQQTYGRSPSEFRQSALYR comes from the coding sequence ATGTCCGAGTTCACCGTCCATAGCCTGCTCAAGACGCCGACCGTGACGGTCCGCGATGTCTATTGCCGCGGCGAGTGCAAGCACCGCAGCGCCGAGGAATGCGCCGCCGCGACCCATCTGGTGTTCCCGTATCGCGGCGTGTACGTACGCCATGTCGGCGAGCAGGCGACCGTGGCCGAGGCCAGCCAGGTGCTGTTCTTCAATGCCGGCGAGGGTTACCGGGTCAGCCATCCGATCGAAGGCGGCGACGCCAGCCTATCGGTGTCGGTGGCCGAGCCGATGCTGCGCGAAATGGCGCCGAAGACGCTGTTGCGCGACGGCGAGGAACTGTCGTTCCGCCAGCCGCGCCTGCGCATCGACCCGCGCGCGCAGTCGCTGGCGATGCTGCTGCGCCACAGCCTGCGCCAGGGCATCGCCGAGCCGCTGGAAGCCGAGAGCCTGGCGCTGACCCTGGTGCAGCGCGCGCTCGGCCCGCGCACCGCGCACATCGCCGGCGCCAGCGCGGGCCAGCAGCGGTTGGTGGAACGGGCCAAGCTGGTGCTGGTCAGCGATCTGTCGCGGCGCTGGACCCTGGCCGAGATCGCCGCCGAAGTCGGGGTGTCGCCGGTCTATCTGACCCAAGTGTTCCAGCGCGTGGAAGGGCTGCCGCTGTACCGCTACCAGTTGCGCTTGCGCCTGGCGCGGTCGCTGGATCTGCTCGGCGAGTACGAGGACCTGAGCGCGTTGAGCCAGGATCTGGGGTTTTCCAGCCACAGCCATTTCAGTGCCGCGTTCCAGCAGACCTACGGGCGTTCGCCGTCGGAATTCCGGCAGTCGGCGCTGTATCGCTGA
- a CDS encoding alpha/beta fold hydrolase, with amino-acid sequence MNRRNFLLGGAGFIAAGSLGAIVHAAARGAAAGGAQATAGLDLSAAEFHASRKFAHTAFGDIAYVERGEGPAALFLHGFPLNSYQWRGALPRLAPYRRCIAPDWLGLGYTRVADGQAVDPDAQVAMIVALMDQLGIDSADLVANDSGGAIAQLLLTRHPERVRTVLLTNCDTEFDNPPPKLVPVIELSKQGRFVDEWLAPWWQDKALARSPNGFGGMCYADPSHPDDDAIDMYFGPLLSTDKRKALTHAYAMGLERNVLEGIGPLLGKSRAPTRVLWGMADDIFDNKQAQPLADAFGQSRGLRKLDGLKLFWPEERPDVIAEEAQRLWAAWAPQRVR; translated from the coding sequence ATGAACCGCAGAAATTTCCTGTTGGGCGGCGCCGGCTTCATCGCCGCCGGCAGCCTCGGCGCCATCGTCCACGCCGCCGCGCGCGGCGCCGCCGCGGGCGGCGCGCAGGCGACCGCCGGCCTCGACCTCAGCGCCGCCGAGTTCCACGCCAGCCGCAAGTTCGCCCACACCGCGTTCGGCGACATCGCCTACGTCGAACGCGGCGAAGGCCCGGCCGCGCTGTTCCTGCACGGCTTCCCGCTCAACAGCTATCAATGGCGCGGCGCGCTGCCGCGGCTGGCGCCGTACCGGCGCTGCATCGCGCCGGACTGGCTGGGTCTGGGCTACACCCGCGTGGCCGACGGCCAGGCCGTGGATCCCGATGCGCAGGTGGCGATGATCGTGGCGCTGATGGACCAACTCGGCATCGACAGCGCCGACCTGGTCGCCAACGACAGCGGCGGCGCCATCGCCCAGTTGCTGCTGACCCGCCATCCCGAGCGCGTGCGCACGGTGCTGCTGACCAACTGCGACACCGAATTCGACAACCCGCCGCCGAAGCTGGTGCCGGTGATCGAACTGTCCAAGCAAGGCCGCTTCGTCGACGAATGGCTGGCGCCGTGGTGGCAGGACAAGGCGCTGGCGCGCTCGCCGAACGGTTTCGGCGGCATGTGCTACGCCGATCCGTCGCATCCCGACGACGACGCCATCGACATGTACTTCGGCCCGCTGCTGTCGACCGACAAGCGCAAGGCGCTGACTCATGCGTACGCGATGGGCCTGGAGCGCAACGTGCTCGAAGGCATCGGTCCGTTGCTGGGCAAGAGCCGCGCGCCGACGCGGGTGCTGTGGGGCATGGCCGACGACATTTTCGACAACAAGCAGGCGCAGCCGCTGGCCGATGCGTTCGGGCAATCGCGCGGGCTGCGCAAGCTCGACGGGCTCAAGCTGTTCTGGCCGGAAGAACGCCCGGACGTGATCGCCGAGGAAGCGCAGCGCTTGTGGGCGGCGTGGGCGCCGCAGCGGGTGCGGTGA